From a single Silene latifolia isolate original U9 population chromosome 6, ASM4854445v1, whole genome shotgun sequence genomic region:
- the LOC141586770 gene encoding uncharacterized protein LOC141586770 isoform X1 translates to MQHLPTNNCSAYNNVFSPLPPLPLPVPGVFSRQHFNTLNLSKHNPRPGFRLSRRFRPAFASSSPVSDGDRKSTPASDLRRILESPGIHQGPACFDALSAMLVQQASFQYCFTSGFSISAARLGLPDVGLISYGEMVDQGQKITDAVSIPVIGDGDNGYGNAMNVKRTVKGYTKAGFAGIILEDQVSPKACGHTQGRKVVPIDEAVMRIKAAVDARRESGLDIVIVARTDSRQAVSLDEALRRSRAFADAMRYVLFIDALTSRDEMKAFCEISPLVPKMANMLEGGGKTPILSPDELEAIGYKLVAYPLSLIGVSVQAMQDALKGIRRGLIPFPGSMPTFEELKATLGFNKYYEEEKLYALTKSQPPSQRGFDSDYSLTRVNQGSSNESREFQQDPPIEVITPEVYSGPGGSTGTFGGIWSRTLRIKITGNDGVEKLDVRIPAGFLDGITNIVPALVGVNIKELLDNATDGSQGKLLDFSDRLGDRIQVFLE, encoded by the exons ATGCAGCATTTACCCACCAATAACTGCTCGGCCTACAACAATGTCTTCTCACCGCTGCCGCCCCTGCCTCTGCCCGTTCCCGGTGTCTTCTCTCGACAACACTTCAACACTCTCAACTTGAGCAAACACAACCCCAGACCAGGCTTCCGTCTCTCTCGAAGATTCCGCCCGGCATTCGCATCGTCATCGCCGGTGTCTGATGGAGATAGAAAATCAACTCCGGCATCTGATCTTCGGCGTATTCTTGAATCCCCTGGAATCCATCAGGGCCCCGCCTGCTTCGACGCTCTCAGTGCTATGCTTGTCCAACAAGCTTCTTTCCAATATTGTTTCACTAGTG GGTTTTCAATATCGGCTGCTAGGTTGGGATTGCCTGATGTCGGTCTAATATCCTATGGAGAAATGGTGGATCAAGGGCAGAAGATCACAGATGCTGTGTCAATACCAGTAATTGGGGATGGTGACAATGGTTATGGGAATGCCATGAATGTAAAAAGAACTGTCAAAGGATACACTAAAGCTGGCTTTGCAGGAATCATTCTCGAAGATCAA GTTTCTCCTAAAGCTTGTGGTCATACTCAAGGCAGAAAGGTGGTGCCGATAGACGAAGCAGTAATGCGGATAAAAGCAGCTGTAGATGCTCGTAGAGAAAGTGGTTTAGATATCGTCATTGTTGCTAGAACTGATTCTCGTCAGGCCGTGTCCCTTGATGAAGCATTGCGAAGATCCCGGGCCTTTGCCGATGCGATGCGTTACGTTCTGTTCATAGATGCTCTCACTTCTAGAGATGAGATGAAGGCCTTCTGCGAGATCTCTCCTCTAGTTCCCAAAATG GCCAACATGCTTGAAGGAGGAGGTAAAACACCTATTCTCTCTCCTGATGAACTTGAGGCGATTGGATATAAACTTGTGGCCTACCCACTTTCATTGATAGGGGTCTCTGTTCAAGCAATGCAG GATGCACTAAAGGGAATCAGGAGAGGCCTCATTCCTTTtcctggcagtatgcctactttTGAGGAATTAAAAGCTACTTTAGGATTTAACAAGTACTATGAAGAGGAGAAGCTGTATGCCTTGACAAAGTCTCAGCCACCTTCTCAAAGAG GTTTTGACAGTGACTACAGTCTGACAAGAGTGAACCAAGGTAGTTCTAACGAAAGCCGAGAATTTCAACAAGATCCTCCAATTGAAGTGATAACTCCAGAAGTTTACTCTGGCCCTGGTGGTTCTACTGGTACTTTTGGTGGTATATGGTCCCGAACATTGAGAATCAAAATTACAGGAAATGATGGTGTTGAAAAGCTAGATGTCAGGATACCT GCTGGATTTTTGGATGGCATAACGAATATTGTTCCAG CTTTGGTGGGTGTGAACATCAAGGAACTGTTGGATAATGCTACTGATGGTTCACAAGGAAAGTTGTTAGATTTCAGTGACAGACTAGGAGATAGGATTCAAGTGTTTCTGGAGTAA
- the LOC141586770 gene encoding uncharacterized protein LOC141586770 isoform X2 translates to MQHLPTNNCSAYNNVFSPLPPLPLPVPGVFSRQHFNTLNLSKHNPRPGFRLSRRFRPAFASSSPVSDGDRKSTPASDLRRILESPGIHQGPACFDALSAMLVQQASFQYCFTSGFSISAARLGLPDVGLISYGEMVDQGQKITDAVSIPVIGDGDNGYGNAMNVKRTVKGYTKAGFAGIILEDQVSPKACGHTQGRKVVPIDEAVMRIKAAVDARRESGLDIVIVARTDSRQAVSLDEALRRSRAFADAMRYVLFIDALTSRDEMKAFCEISPLVPKMANMLEGGGKTPILSPDELEAIGYKLVAYPLSLIGVSVQAMQDALKGIRRGLIPFPGSMPTFEELKATLGFNKYYEEEKLYALTKSQPPSQRGFDSDYSLTRVNQGSSNESREFQQDPPIEVITPEVYSGPGGSTGTFGGIWSRTLRIKITGNDGVEKLDVRIP, encoded by the exons ATGCAGCATTTACCCACCAATAACTGCTCGGCCTACAACAATGTCTTCTCACCGCTGCCGCCCCTGCCTCTGCCCGTTCCCGGTGTCTTCTCTCGACAACACTTCAACACTCTCAACTTGAGCAAACACAACCCCAGACCAGGCTTCCGTCTCTCTCGAAGATTCCGCCCGGCATTCGCATCGTCATCGCCGGTGTCTGATGGAGATAGAAAATCAACTCCGGCATCTGATCTTCGGCGTATTCTTGAATCCCCTGGAATCCATCAGGGCCCCGCCTGCTTCGACGCTCTCAGTGCTATGCTTGTCCAACAAGCTTCTTTCCAATATTGTTTCACTAGTG GGTTTTCAATATCGGCTGCTAGGTTGGGATTGCCTGATGTCGGTCTAATATCCTATGGAGAAATGGTGGATCAAGGGCAGAAGATCACAGATGCTGTGTCAATACCAGTAATTGGGGATGGTGACAATGGTTATGGGAATGCCATGAATGTAAAAAGAACTGTCAAAGGATACACTAAAGCTGGCTTTGCAGGAATCATTCTCGAAGATCAA GTTTCTCCTAAAGCTTGTGGTCATACTCAAGGCAGAAAGGTGGTGCCGATAGACGAAGCAGTAATGCGGATAAAAGCAGCTGTAGATGCTCGTAGAGAAAGTGGTTTAGATATCGTCATTGTTGCTAGAACTGATTCTCGTCAGGCCGTGTCCCTTGATGAAGCATTGCGAAGATCCCGGGCCTTTGCCGATGCGATGCGTTACGTTCTGTTCATAGATGCTCTCACTTCTAGAGATGAGATGAAGGCCTTCTGCGAGATCTCTCCTCTAGTTCCCAAAATG GCCAACATGCTTGAAGGAGGAGGTAAAACACCTATTCTCTCTCCTGATGAACTTGAGGCGATTGGATATAAACTTGTGGCCTACCCACTTTCATTGATAGGGGTCTCTGTTCAAGCAATGCAG GATGCACTAAAGGGAATCAGGAGAGGCCTCATTCCTTTtcctggcagtatgcctactttTGAGGAATTAAAAGCTACTTTAGGATTTAACAAGTACTATGAAGAGGAGAAGCTGTATGCCTTGACAAAGTCTCAGCCACCTTCTCAAAGAG GTTTTGACAGTGACTACAGTCTGACAAGAGTGAACCAAGGTAGTTCTAACGAAAGCCGAGAATTTCAACAAGATCCTCCAATTGAAGTGATAACTCCAGAAGTTTACTCTGGCCCTGGTGGTTCTACTGGTACTTTTGGTGGTATATGGTCCCGAACATTGAGAATCAAAATTACAGGAAATGATGGTGTTGAAAAGCTAGATGTCAGGATACCT TAG